A DNA window from Planifilum fulgidum contains the following coding sequences:
- a CDS encoding extracellular solute-binding protein: protein MKKRRAFRLGALLLALVMLATACSSGGESIDTKSKNADQINPDKLVDAPFEGWVEGLPKIQAPEGFDWQQFKGIQINVISENTPPSSAIAANIDKFEKVTGIKVNIEQSDLGTVVEKVSLDFNAKSSKYHVIYADPYQILAKYSQHFVDLNLFNNEPTMPHIPGGVEDFIPVQLEALGHMGNKEQLLALPYDNPTMVLAYRKDVFEKYKDLFMKEKGYDWTPRPGMTWDQYYEIAKWINQKVKEGVITEVKYGTGHQAKQYDSLMCDFSNILAANGGDYFEKKDVGTIGTSNPGKSAMTSKEALESAEFYNKLLKEAAPGSTSWDWNGLAEAFAAGEIAMAPEWHEFSAMFESGEKSKVAGKVGWTILPKGKVRSANIFGGTGIGINKYASDEEKKAAWLFLVWATSPQTQYMILKSEQGGSTPTRSSVYALPDVKRGMEAGTKEAEEMPNLLSMKAVLEAWKPENTYMRPKIPQWPQIDTYIFTELSKMIAGKQSPEQAVKAIAEKSDEATGN from the coding sequence ATGAAGAAGCGAAGAGCCTTCCGCTTAGGCGCATTGCTTTTGGCGCTTGTCATGTTGGCGACGGCGTGCTCTTCGGGGGGAGAAAGCATCGATACGAAGAGCAAGAACGCCGACCAGATCAATCCCGACAAATTGGTCGACGCCCCCTTTGAGGGATGGGTGGAAGGGCTGCCCAAAATCCAGGCGCCTGAAGGCTTTGATTGGCAACAGTTCAAGGGAATCCAGATCAATGTCATTTCCGAGAACACCCCGCCTTCTTCGGCCATTGCCGCCAATATCGACAAGTTTGAAAAGGTGACGGGCATCAAGGTCAACATCGAACAGAGCGACCTGGGCACGGTCGTCGAGAAGGTGAGCCTCGATTTCAATGCCAAATCCTCAAAATACCACGTCATCTATGCGGATCCTTACCAGATTCTCGCCAAGTATTCCCAGCACTTCGTGGATTTGAACCTGTTCAACAACGAACCGACCATGCCCCATATTCCCGGGGGAGTGGAGGATTTCATCCCCGTCCAGTTGGAAGCCCTCGGGCACATGGGAAACAAGGAGCAACTGCTGGCTTTGCCCTACGACAATCCGACGATGGTTTTGGCCTATCGGAAGGATGTGTTCGAGAAATACAAGGATTTGTTCATGAAGGAAAAGGGGTATGATTGGACCCCCCGGCCCGGCATGACCTGGGATCAATATTACGAGATTGCCAAATGGATCAATCAAAAAGTGAAAGAGGGCGTCATCACCGAGGTGAAATACGGAACGGGTCACCAGGCCAAGCAGTACGATTCATTGATGTGCGATTTCAGCAACATTCTGGCCGCCAACGGGGGAGATTATTTCGAGAAAAAGGATGTGGGCACGATCGGGACAAGCAATCCCGGAAAATCCGCGATGACCTCCAAAGAAGCCCTTGAGTCGGCCGAATTTTACAACAAGCTGTTGAAGGAGGCGGCGCCGGGAAGCACCTCCTGGGATTGGAACGGATTGGCCGAGGCCTTCGCCGCCGGCGAAATCGCCATGGCTCCCGAGTGGCACGAGTTTTCCGCCATGTTTGAAAGCGGGGAAAAGTCCAAGGTGGCCGGAAAGGTCGGCTGGACGATTCTGCCGAAGGGGAAGGTCAGAAGCGCGAACATCTTTGGCGGAACCGGCATCGGCATCAACAAATACGCCAGCGACGAGGAAAAGAAAGCGGCCTGGCTGTTCCTGGTGTGGGCCACGTCTCCGCAAACCCAGTACATGATTTTGAAATCCGAGCAGGGCGGTTCGACGCCGACCCGTTCCTCCGTATATGCGCTTCCCGACGTGAAAAGGGGGATGGAGGCCGGGACGAAAGAAGCCGAGGAAATGCCGAACCTGCTTTCGATGAAAGCGGTGCTGGAAGCGTGGAAACCGGAAAACACCTATATGCGTCCGAAAATTCCCCAGTGGCCGCAGATCGACACCTACATTTTCACCGAACTGTCCAAGATGATCGCGGGCAAACAAAGTCCGGAACAAGCGGTGAAAGCGATCGCGGAGAAATCGGATGAGGCGACCGGAAACTGA
- a CDS encoding zinc-dependent alcohol dehydrogenase family protein, with the protein MPKMKAALFVSPHQIRVEEVEIPSPGPDEVIVKVECCGICGTDYHILEGDFISPYPIAGGHEFSGTVYEVGEGVDEWTPGERVAVDPSVYCGSCVHCRNHRWNHCKRWNAIGVTMNGAFAEYVRVPAKNLYRLPEGISFEEGALIEPLSCVAYALNRIQPKFGERALIFGGGPMGLMLLMALKTSGTSEVVLVDIAEKKLETAKRLGADAVYHGGESLESRLESRYPDGFDLVVDATGIPAVIEGMFRFAGPGARLLQFGVAPSDARISVNPFDIYHKDWQYVGSMALMFNFYQALWMIEQKRVNVGALVTKKIGLESFADYMREKKPPEDIKVLVCPGL; encoded by the coding sequence ATGCCGAAGATGAAGGCGGCTCTTTTTGTCTCCCCGCATCAAATCAGGGTGGAGGAAGTGGAGATTCCGTCACCGGGTCCCGACGAAGTGATCGTGAAGGTGGAGTGCTGCGGGATTTGCGGGACCGACTATCACATTCTCGAGGGGGATTTCATCTCTCCGTATCCGATCGCCGGCGGGCATGAGTTTTCCGGCACCGTTTATGAAGTGGGGGAGGGCGTCGACGAATGGACGCCGGGGGAACGGGTCGCCGTCGATCCGTCCGTTTACTGCGGCTCGTGCGTCCATTGCCGGAACCATCGCTGGAATCACTGCAAGCGCTGGAATGCGATCGGGGTGACGATGAACGGCGCTTTCGCCGAGTATGTCCGCGTTCCGGCCAAAAACTTGTACCGGTTGCCGGAGGGAATCAGCTTTGAAGAAGGGGCGCTCATCGAACCCCTGTCCTGCGTCGCCTATGCATTGAACCGGATTCAGCCGAAATTCGGGGAAAGAGCATTGATCTTCGGAGGCGGCCCGATGGGATTGATGCTGCTCATGGCGTTGAAAACGAGCGGAACCTCCGAAGTGGTTCTGGTGGATATCGCGGAAAAGAAACTGGAGACGGCGAAGAGATTGGGTGCCGACGCCGTGTACCATGGCGGAGAATCTTTGGAAAGCCGCCTGGAGTCCCGATATCCCGACGGTTTTGATCTTGTGGTGGATGCCACCGGGATTCCGGCCGTCATTGAAGGCATGTTCCGTTTTGCCGGACCCGGTGCCCGCCTTCTGCAGTTCGGCGTGGCTCCCTCCGATGCGCGGATCTCCGTCAATCCCTTCGACATATACCACAAGGACTGGCAGTATGTCGGCTCCATGGCGCTGATGTTCAATTTCTATCAGGCGCTGTGGATGATCGAACAGAAGCGGGTGAACGTGGGGGCGCTGGTGACGAAAAAAATCGGTCTCGAATCCTTCGCGGACTACATGCGGGAAAAGAAGCCCCCGGAAGACATCAAGGTTTTGGTGTGTCCCGGGCTTTAA
- a CDS encoding NAD(P)-dependent alcohol dehydrogenase gives MKAAVLTKPWEIEIRELPVPEVGENEVLVKVMAVGVCGSDVHYYEHGRIGRFVVEKPIILGHECSGVVVATGERVSRVKVGDRVAVEPGVPCGTCDYCKQGRYNLCPDVSFLATPPVDGAFVQYIKHREDFLYPIPDHLSFEEAALIEPFSVGIHAARRAGLTPGSTVAIMGMGPVGLMAVVAARAFGASTIIATDLVPKRLAAAEKLGATHTVHILERQPEEAIREITGGEGVDVAFETAGHPKALQSALASVRRGGKLSIVGLPPQDLIELNVPLIADRELDIFGVFRYANVYPQAIRFLSSGLADVRELVTDRYPLEGTRDALERARTQKEKSVKVFVYPNGLPE, from the coding sequence ATGAAGGCTGCGGTGCTTACCAAACCTTGGGAAATCGAAATCCGGGAACTGCCGGTCCCGGAGGTAGGCGAAAACGAAGTGCTCGTCAAGGTGATGGCGGTCGGGGTTTGCGGATCGGATGTTCATTATTACGAACACGGCAGGATCGGACGCTTTGTGGTGGAAAAACCGATCATCCTCGGCCATGAGTGTTCGGGGGTGGTGGTGGCGACGGGGGAGCGGGTATCCCGGGTGAAGGTGGGGGACCGCGTCGCCGTCGAGCCCGGCGTTCCCTGCGGAACCTGCGATTACTGCAAGCAAGGACGGTACAATTTGTGTCCCGATGTTTCCTTCCTGGCCACACCGCCGGTGGACGGGGCCTTTGTGCAGTATATCAAACATCGAGAGGATTTCCTTTATCCGATCCCGGATCACCTTTCCTTCGAAGAGGCCGCGCTGATCGAGCCGTTTTCGGTCGGCATTCACGCGGCCCGGCGCGCCGGATTGACGCCCGGTTCGACGGTGGCGATCATGGGCATGGGACCTGTCGGGCTGATGGCGGTCGTTGCGGCCAGAGCCTTTGGCGCATCCACGATCATCGCAACCGATTTGGTGCCGAAGCGGTTGGCGGCGGCGGAAAAATTGGGCGCCACCCACACGGTCCACATCCTGGAACGGCAGCCGGAGGAGGCGATCCGGGAAATCACCGGCGGCGAAGGGGTGGATGTGGCCTTTGAGACGGCGGGTCATCCGAAGGCCCTCCAATCCGCGCTGGCTTCCGTCCGGCGGGGAGGCAAACTCTCGATCGTCGGCCTCCCTCCGCAGGATCTGATCGAACTGAATGTGCCGTTGATCGCCGACCGGGAGCTCGACATTTTCGGCGTGTTTCGTTACGCCAACGTCTATCCCCAGGCCATCCGGTTTTTATCCTCCGGCTTGGCGGACGTCAGGGAACTCGTAACCGACCGGTATCCCTTGGAAGGGACCCGTGACGCCCTGGAACGGGCAAGGACGCAGAAGGAGAAAAGCGTGAAGGTGTTTGTCTATCCCAACGGGTTGCCGGAGTGA
- a CDS encoding aminoimidazole riboside kinase, with translation MGKGVLTLGEALVDMIPLDKDQQTYQKCPGGAPANVAVGVARLGAPAAFVGKVGRDILGNFLIETLRGYGVETAYLTQTDQARTGLVFVELDSAGERFFEFYIDPSADRFLRKEDVEAVPLHRYHILHVGSISLIGEPSRTATLEAVRRAKARGVTVSFDPNIRMNLWGDRKRAHESIAAMMDQADVAKVSEDELAFLEGEGTPEAAVAFRRKYRLKALLVTLGAKGCWVVNGEGLRHVPAFPAEVVDTTGAGDAFVSGFLYRLSLSGADPSSYSLDELEHFAAFAAVSGGLAVSAKGAMTALPTLEEVEKHFAAWRR, from the coding sequence ATGGGCAAGGGAGTCCTCACCCTGGGAGAAGCCCTCGTGGACATGATTCCGCTGGATAAGGACCAGCAAACTTATCAAAAATGTCCCGGGGGTGCTCCGGCGAACGTGGCGGTGGGAGTCGCGCGGCTCGGGGCGCCCGCAGCCTTTGTCGGAAAAGTCGGTCGGGACATCCTGGGGAACTTTCTCATCGAAACCTTGCGGGGCTACGGAGTGGAAACCGCCTACCTGACCCAAACCGATCAGGCCAGGACGGGGCTCGTGTTCGTCGAACTGGATTCCGCCGGGGAGCGTTTTTTTGAATTTTACATCGATCCGAGTGCCGACCGATTTTTGAGAAAAGAAGATGTGGAAGCCGTGCCCCTGCATCGGTATCATATCCTTCATGTCGGTTCGATCTCGCTGATCGGCGAGCCTTCCCGGACGGCCACGCTTGAGGCGGTCCGTCGGGCGAAGGCCCGGGGAGTGACGGTTTCCTTCGATCCCAACATCCGCATGAATTTGTGGGGGGACCGTAAGCGGGCGCACGAATCGATTGCGGCGATGATGGATCAGGCGGATGTCGCGAAAGTGTCGGAAGACGAATTGGCGTTTCTGGAGGGAGAGGGGACTCCGGAGGCCGCCGTCGCCTTCCGTCGAAAATACCGGTTGAAGGCGCTCCTGGTCACCCTCGGGGCAAAGGGGTGCTGGGTCGTCAATGGCGAAGGGCTCCGGCATGTTCCGGCCTTCCCCGCCGAGGTTGTCGACACGACGGGCGCCGGCGATGCCTTTGTTTCCGGCTTTCTCTACCGATTGAGCCTGTCCGGAGCGGATCCGTCCTCTTATTCTTTGGATGAGCTGGAGCATTTTGCGGCCTTTGCGGCGGTTTCCGGCGGACTGGCGGTATCGGCCAAGGGGGCGATGACGGCTTTGCCCACCCTTGAAGAGGTGGAGAAACATTTCGCCGCCTGGAGGCGGTGA
- a CDS encoding carbohydrate ABC transporter permease, whose amino-acid sequence MAPRFRKLAIGLVLYALAGIALTWALFPVLWMVLSSLKTQAGMFSMPPKFLFKPHFDTYAYMFSERGKFLHYLTNSVIASVISAGISLVLGTLGGFALARRKFKGEKHISFWIISTRMAPIPAVMLPLYLMFTHLGLIGTMTGLIFAYTTFNLPFALWMMMIFFKEVPVDLEEAAMIDGCSRFQAFWRVVIPPAAPGLVATGILCLMFAWNDFLFASVFSGHENQTIPVAASLLITQQGIAWGQAMATGTVIITPMVIAGLVVRKYLVRGLSMGAVK is encoded by the coding sequence ATGGCCCCGCGCTTTCGAAAATTGGCGATCGGCCTGGTTTTGTACGCCCTGGCGGGGATCGCTTTGACATGGGCGCTCTTTCCCGTCCTCTGGATGGTGCTATCTTCCCTGAAAACCCAGGCCGGCATGTTTTCGATGCCGCCCAAATTTCTTTTCAAACCCCATTTCGACACCTATGCCTACATGTTCTCCGAACGGGGAAAATTCCTCCACTACCTGACAAACAGCGTGATCGCTTCCGTCATCTCCGCCGGGATTTCCCTGGTGTTGGGCACGCTGGGGGGATTTGCCCTGGCCCGTCGGAAGTTTAAAGGGGAGAAGCACATTTCCTTTTGGATCATCAGCACGCGCATGGCGCCCATCCCCGCCGTGATGCTGCCCCTTTACCTGATGTTTACCCACCTGGGGCTCATCGGGACGATGACGGGGTTGATTTTTGCCTATACCACGTTCAATTTGCCCTTTGCGCTGTGGATGATGATGATTTTCTTCAAGGAGGTTCCCGTCGATCTGGAAGAGGCGGCGATGATTGACGGGTGCAGCCGGTTTCAAGCCTTTTGGCGGGTGGTGATTCCGCCTGCCGCTCCGGGCCTGGTGGCCACCGGCATCCTGTGTTTGATGTTTGCCTGGAACGATTTCCTCTTCGCCTCCGTCTTTTCCGGACACGAAAATCAAACCATTCCGGTGGCGGCCTCCCTGTTGATCACTCAGCAGGGCATCGCTTGGGGGCAGGCCATGGCCACCGGAACCGTCATCATCACGCCGATGGTGATCGCCGGACTGGTTGTGAGGAAATACCTGGTCCGCGGCCTGTCGATGGGGGCCGTGAAATGA
- a CDS encoding carbohydrate ABC transporter permease: MSLNIKENGYQQPMLLDASPSVRVQRKKGPGKWSTEFWMLLPSLVLLAMISIFPLMYMIYASMMDFTLSFDEPAFNGLKNWKNVFTSDTFWASWGRTAVYALCGLSLEMAVGVGMALLIHQLPRARNAILTLWMIPLFVAPVVVGLLGRFMLNSTYGLYAWLFRLIGVETEILGDVSTALPAIILMDVWEWSPLITIIVYAGLQSLQEEVLEAAEVDGAGYWRKLIHVVFPLISRTVVLALLIRMMDIFRFVDTIKIATEGGPADSTKIIGFHLMEVAFRFQDFGSAAALGLTMLFVTIILGQLFVRFMRKGEA; encoded by the coding sequence ATGAGCCTGAACATCAAGGAGAACGGATATCAGCAACCGATGCTTTTGGACGCGAGCCCGTCGGTTCGCGTCCAAAGAAAAAAAGGGCCGGGAAAATGGTCGACGGAATTCTGGATGCTGCTTCCGTCCCTGGTGCTGCTGGCGATGATCAGCATCTTTCCGCTGATGTACATGATATATGCCAGCATGATGGATTTCACGCTGTCCTTCGACGAACCGGCATTCAACGGGCTGAAAAATTGGAAAAACGTTTTCACCAGTGATACGTTCTGGGCCTCCTGGGGCCGCACGGCGGTTTACGCCTTGTGCGGTTTGTCCCTTGAAATGGCGGTCGGGGTCGGAATGGCCCTGCTGATCCATCAGCTTCCGCGGGCGAGAAACGCGATATTGACCTTGTGGATGATTCCCCTCTTTGTCGCCCCGGTGGTCGTCGGGCTGCTGGGCCGGTTCATGCTCAATTCGACGTACGGCCTGTACGCGTGGCTGTTTCGGCTGATCGGCGTGGAGACCGAGATTTTGGGGGATGTTTCCACGGCCCTTCCCGCCATCATCCTCATGGACGTGTGGGAGTGGTCGCCCCTGATCACCATCATCGTGTACGCCGGTTTGCAGTCGCTTCAGGAGGAGGTGCTGGAGGCGGCGGAAGTGGACGGAGCGGGTTATTGGCGGAAGCTGATCCATGTCGTCTTCCCGCTGATCTCCCGGACGGTCGTCCTCGCGCTGCTGATTCGCATGATGGACATTTTCCGCTTTGTCGACACCATCAAAATCGCGACCGAGGGCGGCCCCGCCGACTCCACCAAGATTATCGGCTTTCACCTGATGGAAGTGGCCTTTCGATTCCAGGACTTCGGGTCGGCCGCCGCCCTGGGTCTGACCATGCTCTTTGTGACGATCATCCTGGGACAGCTGTTTGTCCGGTTCATGCGGAAGGGGGAAGCATGA
- a CDS encoding phosphopentomutase → MGRRRAILLILDSLGVGAMDDIFPSRKQDRGANTFYHILDRAKEIRIPQLEWLGINRILRHPRLKPAAGEPRAGFGTLRLQHDGADSYAGHQEIMGTAPRKPRREPFAKNMETVRAALAQRGYQVEVPDPALPYLLVNDLVVIADNIETDYGQIYNVTAPLDRISFDEVLRIGEIVRSAVKVSRVIALGGKGVSPERIRESVERRSDGLVGVNSPKSGVYGRGYQVRHMGYGVNPKTQVSSILVESGKEVCLIGKMQDVITCEGARRIPAVETDRVMRSVIEAMDWVEEGLIAATVQETDLAGHAQDVDRYAQKIMEVDKALSVILKGMSEEDLLMISADHGNDPTIGHSGHTREKTFLLAYGKSLRGGDVGERDTLSDIAATVADFFSVPPPENGSSFYSLIR, encoded by the coding sequence ATGGGCAGACGGCGAGCGATCCTCCTGATTTTGGACAGCCTCGGAGTCGGAGCGATGGACGACATCTTTCCGTCGCGCAAGCAGGACCGGGGAGCCAACACCTTTTATCACATCCTGGATCGGGCGAAGGAGATCCGGATTCCGCAGCTGGAATGGCTGGGGATCAACCGCATTTTGCGCCATCCCCGGTTGAAACCGGCCGCCGGCGAACCCAGGGCGGGATTCGGCACCCTGCGCCTGCAGCATGACGGAGCCGACAGTTATGCGGGGCACCAGGAAATCATGGGCACCGCTCCCCGAAAACCCCGGAGGGAGCCCTTCGCGAAAAATATGGAGACGGTTCGCGCTGCCCTTGCCCAGCGGGGATACCAAGTGGAGGTCCCCGATCCGGCGCTGCCCTATCTTCTGGTCAATGATCTCGTGGTGATCGCCGACAACATCGAAACCGACTACGGCCAGATTTACAACGTGACGGCGCCGCTGGACCGCATTTCCTTCGACGAGGTCCTGAGGATCGGCGAGATTGTCCGCTCGGCGGTGAAAGTGAGCCGCGTCATCGCCCTGGGCGGGAAGGGGGTTTCCCCCGAGCGGATCCGGGAGAGCGTCGAGCGGCGCTCCGACGGGCTCGTCGGGGTGAATTCGCCGAAATCGGGCGTCTATGGGCGCGGGTATCAGGTTCGCCATATGGGGTACGGCGTCAATCCGAAGACCCAGGTCAGCAGCATTCTCGTCGAGTCGGGGAAAGAGGTCTGCCTGATCGGAAAGATGCAGGATGTGATCACCTGCGAAGGGGCCCGGCGGATTCCGGCGGTGGAAACGGACCGGGTGATGCGGTCCGTCATCGAGGCCATGGATTGGGTGGAAGAGGGGCTGATTGCGGCCACGGTGCAGGAGACGGATCTGGCCGGACACGCCCAGGATGTGGACCGGTATGCGCAAAAGATCATGGAAGTGGACAAGGCTTTGTCCGTCATCCTCAAGGGGATGTCGGAGGAGGATCTGCTGATGATCAGCGCCGACCACGGCAACGATCCGACCATCGGTCACAGCGGGCACACCCGGGAAAAAACGTTCCTGCTTGCCTACGGCAAGTCCCTGCGGGGCGGAGATGTGGGGGAGCGGGACACCTTGTCCGACATCGCGGCCACCGTTGCTGATTTCTTTTCCGTCCCTCCGCCGGAGAACGGAAGCAGTTTTTATTCGCTGATCCGGTGA
- a CDS encoding BglG family transcription antiterminator: MLHSRQRRLLQILLLSPTFVSDQQLGDMLKVSLRTIQREIQSLRGILSRHGLKIVRKTGSGMAIEGREEDKQRLLKSLNEMEKYRLYSPEERQEGLIFDLLLAGEPVKLYAFSRKYNVTEATISLDLDKLEHWFAEAGLKLIRKPGWGVFLEGTEQQKRMALSKFLHQGTTFEEWLALFQNEGQASQHPLGFLVRDRLLKFLDIEHIWAVERAVREVLDGCDAILLTDRGYVNLVIHLLLAVERIKRGAKYEGELSRNLPSEAMEMLPLAREIASRLEGALSLPIPEMEIGYIALHLSGAAISKEHPMETPESGRMFELAQQFIQSVERELGVPLLGDAILFEGLLAHLIPAMGRLENGLQIHNPMLKEIRERYPEVFDACRKAVSKQFPYAVPDDEIGYLALHVGAALIRRREGRRFRTVVVCAGGFGTSSYLTARLKNEVPYLDIVGIVSVTELKKWLSEQEHIDLIVSTVPISFADDHRVVVVHPFLQKEDLAAIEWTLSRMRVDDFPVQEAKEPSPSALSLARSGEGMMQILRNLQVFDGVNVSRPVLESLCLLLAGWGKIRDLRALCRDIKKREAQGGLIINDLALIHAKSEGVSELLMAVFRLSSPVDWRNDADEKRRVSTFLLLAAPPTAPKEHIDLIGQISAALIEDDFVALLKRGSIKKIRKSLEFLLSEELISRTNVCLKGVHGP; this comes from the coding sequence ATGCTTCATTCCCGGCAAAGGCGATTGCTTCAGATCCTGTTGCTTTCTCCCACTTTCGTATCCGATCAGCAGTTGGGAGACATGTTGAAGGTGAGCCTTCGAACGATTCAAAGGGAGATCCAGTCCCTGAGGGGAATCCTCTCCCGCCACGGCTTGAAGATCGTCAGAAAAACGGGTTCCGGCATGGCGATCGAGGGCCGGGAAGAGGACAAGCAGCGGCTGCTGAAATCGTTGAACGAAATGGAAAAGTATCGGCTCTATTCCCCCGAAGAGAGGCAGGAAGGGTTGATTTTCGACCTGCTTCTCGCCGGGGAACCCGTCAAACTTTATGCCTTCAGCCGCAAGTACAACGTGACGGAGGCGACGATCAGCCTCGATTTGGACAAGCTGGAACATTGGTTTGCGGAAGCGGGTTTGAAACTGATCCGCAAACCGGGATGGGGAGTGTTTCTGGAAGGGACGGAGCAGCAAAAGCGGATGGCCCTTTCGAAATTTCTTCACCAGGGGACGACCTTTGAAGAGTGGCTCGCCCTTTTTCAAAATGAAGGGCAAGCTTCCCAACATCCGTTGGGGTTTTTGGTGCGTGACCGGCTGCTGAAATTTCTTGACATTGAGCATATATGGGCCGTTGAACGGGCTGTCCGGGAGGTGCTGGACGGCTGCGATGCCATTCTTTTGACGGATCGAGGCTATGTCAACCTGGTGATTCACCTCCTTTTGGCCGTGGAGCGGATCAAGCGCGGCGCGAAATATGAAGGGGAATTGTCGCGGAACCTTCCTTCCGAAGCGATGGAAATGCTTCCCCTGGCCAGGGAAATCGCGTCGCGTCTGGAGGGCGCCCTTTCCCTTCCGATTCCGGAAATGGAAATCGGATATATCGCATTGCATCTCTCCGGCGCGGCCATAAGCAAGGAGCATCCGATGGAAACCCCCGAAAGCGGCCGGATGTTTGAACTGGCACAACAGTTCATCCAGTCCGTCGAGCGGGAATTGGGCGTGCCGTTGCTGGGGGACGCCATCCTGTTCGAGGGTTTGCTGGCTCACTTGATCCCCGCCATGGGCCGGCTGGAAAATGGCTTGCAAATCCACAATCCCATGTTGAAGGAGATCCGGGAACGGTATCCCGAAGTGTTCGACGCTTGCCGGAAGGCGGTTTCCAAACAGTTTCCTTATGCCGTGCCGGACGATGAAATCGGATATCTTGCGTTGCACGTCGGAGCCGCCCTGATCCGCCGGCGGGAAGGAAGAAGGTTTCGTACGGTGGTGGTTTGCGCCGGCGGCTTTGGCACGTCCAGCTATTTGACCGCACGGCTGAAAAACGAAGTGCCCTATCTGGACATTGTCGGGATCGTTTCGGTGACGGAACTGAAAAAGTGGTTGTCGGAGCAGGAGCACATCGATTTGATCGTTTCCACGGTGCCCATCTCCTTTGCCGACGACCACCGGGTGGTGGTCGTTCACCCCTTTCTGCAGAAGGAGGATCTGGCCGCCATCGAATGGACCTTGTCGCGGATGCGGGTCGATGATTTTCCGGTTCAGGAGGCGAAAGAACCGTCCCCTTCGGCTTTGTCTTTGGCCCGATCGGGCGAGGGGATGATGCAGATCCTGCGCAATCTTCAGGTGTTCGACGGGGTAAACGTTTCAAGACCGGTGCTGGAGTCTTTGTGTCTGCTGCTTGCGGGTTGGGGCAAAATCCGGGACCTTCGCGCGTTATGCCGCGACATAAAAAAAAGAGAGGCGCAAGGCGGATTGATCATCAACGATTTGGCCCTGATCCATGCCAAATCGGAAGGCGTAAGCGAACTGCTCATGGCGGTGTTCCGGCTTTCATCCCCGGTCGATTGGCGGAATGACGCCGATGAAAAACGGCGCGTTTCCACGTTTTTGCTGTTGGCGGCACCTCCGACCGCCCCAAAGGAGCACATCGATTTGATCGGTCAAATCAGTGCCGCCCTGATCGAGGACGATTTTGTCGCCCTGTTGAAACGCGGATCGATCAAAAAAATCAGAAAAAGCCTGGAATTTCTTTTGTCCGAGGAGTTGATTTCGAGAACCAACGTCTGCCTTAAGGGAGTTCATGGCCCATGA